Genomic segment of Nitrospirota bacterium:
CCGTTTTAATCTGTGAAAGCGCAGAAAAGATAGTTTAATAATAATGAGGTACTGATAAAGATTGCTGATTTTCAGCTATGGAATTTAAAGTGCCCGGGACTATGGAAAATTAATTGACTTTGAGGCTGAGACCCTGAAACAAGTTCAGTGTGACAGCAGGCAATTTCCCACCCCGTCACTGAAGGGTTACAAGGTCGAGAGGGTGTTTGCTGCATGCCGATAATCTATGTTCACATGAACCTTGACGAAAAGGATGTGGGAAAAAACAGGCTGCGGGCTAGTAGACGAATAGGCCGCTGGAGTCACCGTATAGTTTCGAGATGACAAGACCAGTTGCCTCACATAATAATCTATCTGAAAGTAGCAACCTTATAAAATTACAAAAATATAAAGTCCTCTATTGACAAAAAGTTATTATATGATCATATATACATATGAAATATGTTTCATTTAATGAAGATAATATCAGGACAGAAGAGTTTTCAGGGTATTAAACATTGTTGTTTTGTAACCAATCAATTCATGTTCTAAGAAGAGAGGAGGCATAACATGAACAACTTGCCTGATGAAGAGTTGGTGCTTATACCAGGAGGAACACTTATCACAAAAACACCGGAGGCAGGAAGAGCACTCGCTATGCTTATTGCCCGGCATACTATTCATAATATTCAACCTGACTTGGATGTCCTGAAAGCTGGCCGTAAAACGTATTCAACTAATCCGGATAGTCTTACAGCAGCTGCACAAGTGGTAGCAATCGAGTTCCAGACAATCGCAGCAGCAAATAATTACTGGAAGGATACAGGAAAACTCTAAATATGATTAAACTGAAACGAGTTTACGAACCGGCAGAAAGTAGTGATGGACAACGTATCCTAATTGACAGGCTTTGGCCTAGAGGGCTAACCAAAGAAAAAGCAAAAATTGATGTCTGGTTAAAAGATATTGCTCCCAGTACAGAGCTTCGACAGTGGTTTGGTCATGATCCTTCTAAATGGAATGAATTTAAAAAACGATACATCAGTGAAATAAAGAAAAATAATGATGCAGCATCTCAATTAACAGCACTGCTAATAAAAGGCAACACAACGTTAGTTTATGGAGCAAAAGATGAACAGCATAACGACGCAGTTGTACTGAAAGAATATTTTGGAAATAAGTTATAAGTATATGACCTTTGAGGAGACGTTTACTATTACTGTTGTGCCCCCATTCAGAGCTGAAGAAAGAACTTGTCGAAGAATAAATCTGTGACCGATTCGTCACAAGGTATTCTTGGTTAACAAAGGAATTAATGATGCAAAAAGAGTTTTGGTTCTTCCGGGTTTAGCATGGCTCCAGTTCGCCTGGAATCCCTCCAAATAAGCGCTCGTTCCCTCCATGAAAAAAAAGCATAAGGCAAAACAGCAAAGATGGAGTAATATCGGGGAATATTGCATGAATATTTTCAGCCGATTTCTGGTGTTACGCCTCAACCGAAACCTGTTCCGTCGCCAGCCGATCCTTGAGACAGTGACGCGAGGAAAGCACACGACGCGGCCGGAAGAGCCTTTTAACCACCGTCTGGTCGAACAGGCCCGCCGCGATCTGGACGAATTGCTGGCACAGCTGAATACTTCATCGCAGGGCCTGAGCGACACACAGGCCGAGGCGCTGCTGGAAACGCACGGCCCCAACGAGGTCGAGCACGACCGCCCGGTGCGCTGGTGGCGGCATCTTTGGCTGAGTTACAACAACCCGTTCAACCTGCTGCTGACCGTGCTGGCCGCGGTATCATACTTCACCGGCGACATGCAGGGCACGCTGGTGATTGCCACCATGGTGGTGTTGGCCACACTGATTCGCTTTTTTCAGGAGCGGAGCTCCAACCAGGCAGCGCAGACGCTGAAGGCGCAGGTAAGCAATACCGCCACGGTTCGACGGCGTGCCGACGAAGATGCCGTTTCTGGCGGCCTGCGTGAGATCCCAATCAAGGAACTGGTGCCGGGCGACATCGTGCTGTTGTCGGCCGGTGACATGGTGCCGGCAGACTGCCGCGTGATGACCGCCACCGACTTGTTCCTGGCCCAGTCGGCGATGACCGGAGAATCCCTGCCAGTGGAGAAATTTCCAAACACCAGTGCAGCCGATGGTCCTGCGCTGGAAATGGACAACCTGGTGTTCATGGGCACCAACGTCATTTCCGGCACGACCACCGCGGTGGTGCTGGCGACAGGCAACGACACGTATTTCGGTACCCTGGCCACCCGCGTCACGCGCGTAGCCGATGCGGGTGAGGCCAACGCTTTCCAACTCGGCGTCAACAACGTCAGCTGGCTGCTGATCCGCTTTGCGTTGGTGATGGTGCCGCTGGTGTTGTTCATTAACGGCTTCAGCAAGGGGGACTGGCCGGAGGCCTTCCTGTTCGCTCTCTCGGTGGCAGTCGGGCTGACCCCGGAAATGCTGCCGATGATCGTCACCACCACGATGGCGCGCGGCGCGGTGGTGCTCTCGCGCATGCAGGTGATCGTCAAGCGGCTGGATGCGATCCAGAGCTTTGGCGCCATGGACGTGCTGTGCACCGACAAGACCGGCACGCTGACCCAGGACAAGATCGCACTGGCCCATCACATAGACGTGGCCGGCAACGACTCGGACGAGTTGCTCGGTTTCGCCTATCTGAACAGCTATTTCCAGACCGGCCTGAAAAATCTGCTGGATCGCGCGGTACTGGATCATGTCGAGCTGAAAACGGAGCTGGACATTGTCAGAAACTACCGGAAGATTGACGAGATTCCTTTCGACTTCGAGCGACGGCGCATGTCGGTGGTGGTGGCCGAGCGCGAGGATCACCACGAGCTGATCTGCAAGGGCGCGGCGGAGGAAATGTTCGATATCTGCACCCAGGTGAAGTATGACGGCCGTGCCTGGCCTCTGGACGAAGACAGGCGTGAGCGGTTTCTTGGCGTGCTGCGCGGCCTGAATGAACGCGGCCTGCGCGTGGTGGCGGTGGCAATGAAGGAAATTCTGCCCGACCATTTGGTGTACTCCAAGGCCGACGAGTCGGAGCTGACGCTGATCGGTTTCATAGCCTTCCTTGATCCGCCGAAGGAATCAACCGAACCGGCGCTGAAGGCGCTGGCCGAGCACGGCGTAACGGTCAAAGTTATCACTGGCGACAACGAGTTGGTTGCTATTGAGGTCTGCCGACAGGTCGGGCTGGAAGTGGACGGGTTCCTGCTCGGCGCGCAGATTGATGCGATGGACGACGAAACGTTGGCCAAGGCGGTCCAGGCGAACACGATCTTTGCCCGTGTCTCACCGCTCAACAAGGAACGCCTCGTGCGCAGCCTGCACGACCAGGGCCACGTGGTCGGCTTCATGGGCGACGGCATCAACGACGCGCCAGGGCTGCGCTCTGCCGACATCGGCATTTCAGTCGATGGCGCGGTGGACATCGCCAAGGAAGCAGCCGACATCATCCTGCTGGAACGTAGTCTAATGGTGCTGGAGCGCGGCGTGATCGAAGGTCGCAAGACTTTCGCCAACATGCTCAAGTACATCCGCATGACCGCCAGCTCCAACTTCGGCAACGTGTTCTCAGTGCTGATCGCCAGCATCTTCCTGCCGTTCCTGCCGATGCTGCCGCTGCACCTGCTGGTGCAGAACCTGCTCTACGACATCTCCCAGGTCGCCATCCCGCTTGACAACGTGGACAACGAACAGGTACGCCGCCCGCTGCAATGGAACCCCGCCGGCATCGGCCGCTTCATGCTGTTCTTCGGACCGCTCAGCTCGATCTTCGACATCATCACCTTTACCGTTCTATGGTATGTGTTCAAGGCCAACGACGTGCTCCACCAGACGCTGTTCCAGTCGGGCTGGTTCGTTGTCGGTCTGGTCACGCAGACGCTGATCGTGCACATCATCCGCACGCCGAAAATAGCCTTCATCCAGAGCCGCGCCTCGTGGCCGCTGCTGGGCATGACGATGCTGATCATCGCCATCGGCGTGTACCTGCCGATGGGACCGCTGGCTGGCTACTTCAAACTGCAGCCCCTGCCCCTGCCCTATTTCGGCTGGCTGGCGGGAATCGTCCTTGGCTACGTCCTGCTGACCGCTGCAATGAAGCGTTACTACATGCGTCGCTTCGGCTGGGATTGATAGACTGATGTCAGCCATGAAGAGGTTTCCGCGTGATTTCTAGACTTCTCACAGACAGTCCTTTCTACAGAAGGTTTTCCTAAATTGTGAGATAATTGTTGCCCGACAAGGAGGGCTGTTAGCTCACCGCTGTTCAGATTCAGGTCACGAAGTGAAAAATCCGAGTCTGTAAACCGGTACGTATTGTATTCTCTATCAAAGGTAATTGAAAACCCTGCGGCATCAAGATCATTCAAATCCCTGTAGATGTTCCGCTCTGTAGTACCGAATTCCTGTGCCAGGATTTTTGGAGTGCACTGTTGACGAATATCAAGGTTTCTAAGGATGGAGAGGAGTCTGTGCAGTTTCTTTTCCCTATCCACATCTTTTCTGGATCTCTCCGCCATATTTTCCCTCCGCTGGCATAACTTATATGCATTTCAGGGTCTTGTCAAACAAGTCATCTATCGGGTATTCTTTAGCATAATGATCAATTACCTTATGTATCGCATATTCTATAAAGTTTTCTTGTGTCATTATAAAGAATATAATAAAGTTATTGTATGAAAACCGTCGTACAAAAATTAAACATTAAATTGAAAGATAATCCTTTAACTGAGCAAATCAAATTTCCCTTTGACGGGCTTTGTTCCATTACAATGACAGGGAGTGCCCCTTTTTCATATCAATTCCACAGTATTGATACCGATACCTGGTATTCCGATAAACCGCTCCTTTGCAGAAACAAAAAAGAACTCCTGCCATTTGGTAGTTATAAAGGGAGAATTTTCAGTTTTGAGTTCAAGAATGTCTACCGGGGGGATAACACTGTAACCCTGCATGCTGAGTATTCAGAAAAGTCTTCTAATGATAAAGAGTATTCCTTCCGGGAATATACTCTCGACGGCTTATATAGAAAATCCCCAGTTGTAATCGAAGCAGGGCAAGAAGCAGAAGTTTTTCTAAGAAACTTCAGGGGAGGACATTATGAAGTTCATGAGATTTACTCATCTCTTGATAAAAGGCTTTCTTGCAAGATAAGGAATGACGCTAAGATAATTGACCGCTTTACATTAGTGAACATGCATAGCTTTAAGATGCCGTGGACATTACGCTGGCCAGATTCGGCAATACTTTGTTTTAAGAACGAAGACAATACAAAATTAGAGTTTCAGCCAACTGATATTTATTTTGCCGGATACCTGATAAAACCAACAGAGGTAATAGAAAGAATCTCTCCTATCAATGCCCGTGATTCCTTTCTTATCGAAGGAATCAGGTTGAAGTAGAGTATTTCTTTATTCCTGCGCCTTTTTAATTCCCATTTTAATTGCATTCTCAGCAATAATTGCTAACGGCTCATAATTTTTTTGGTCAGGGCAAATGTTTTCCGGAGTATGGAAAATCGTATTTCTATCTCAGGTTCATGGCAGTCAGTCAATTTCTCCAACTTTTCTGAAGCCGCTGCCGAAACATCTTCTGTAAGAAATGCCTTTATATTATTAACACGCCTCACCAGATCAAGTTGTTCTATAAATTCTTGCAGGTCTTCAGGGAATTGAACTGATGCCTTTTCAGAAAAATAAAGCAATCTGTCTTTTTCTTGCATCCTTCCCTCTATAATAAGCAGTCAGGTGCGAGCAAATGCAGGTAATCTTTTTATCATTTGTAGCTGCTACAAGGACAGGTGTGGCGGACATGAAATTTAAGCGATCATTCTTCCCTTTCGGCTTCTTTAATTGCCATGTTAGTGTCTTCCAGCCCGTCGCGTCCCTCGTAAGAGGCAATGAAGCGGAGTAGCAACAACACAAAGTTGATATTTTTGGGATAATTGCCCGGATTAAAAATGTTTTTAATCATTATTCATTTGTTTTATAATTTTCCAAATAGCTCCATTTTTTATTGTCAACTTATTCAACGTTCCTGTTCCAGTCAGGTCGTCTAAAATCTTTTCACATTGACTTCTGGGTGTTCCAGTTAGTTCTGAAAATTCTTTTGCGGTTAAGGAATGATATTTTGAAAAGATAAATTTCCAGTTTTTATCGTAGTCATTTTTATTGGCTGTTGGATAAAGCTTTAAAATGGCATTTTCATAAGATGAATAAGGTTTTGAACCATAAACACATTCACTCTTCCCTGTTGTGTCCACGAAAAACATTGTCGGGAAACCTCTTACGCCTAGTTCTTTTCCCAATTTCAAATCTTCATTAAATAATTCTTTTGCTTTGCTATCATAATTAGATTTAAATTGCTCAATATCTAATTCTACTTTCTTTGCGGCAAATTCTAAATGCTCCCATTTTGTAATGTTTTTCTTTTGTAGAAAAACCATTTCTCTGATCTCCCGAAGAAATAGAATTGCTTTTTTATTGTCTTGTATTTGAGCTGCTTTAAATGCAATTGATGGCGGATAAGATGAGTGTAAAGGGTCTTCCAGCCAAACATCTCCATCAATTGGCATATCATAATAAATACTCACATCGTCCCAATGCTGTGCCACATCTGATGGTTTTCCAATGCCACCGCTATTGTAACTCCAATCAGGTAATAAACCTCCCATTCTATATTCTATCTCAATATAGTTTCCATATTCTAATTTAAGTTTACGTAATTGTGGTTCTATGCCCCAACATGAAGAGCAAATAGGGTCAGTGTAATAAACTACCTTTATGGGTTTCTCAGTTGTTTGAATATTGATGGTTTGGCCCAAGTCATTTTGTTGAGTTGGTATTTCACACGTTCCGGTTTCTGTGTCGCATAAAAGCGGATTGTTTTGTTTTTTCATTTTTTTATTGTTTTGAGTATCGCCATTTTTCATAGGTGTTTCATATTTAGTTATTGAACAGGAACTTTTGAGAATATTTTTAAACCTACAATTCCGACTATGATCAGTAATATGAAAAAAATCCTGATAAGCTCTTTTGATTCACCAAACAAAATTATTCCAAGGATTACAGTCCCCACAACTCCGATGCCTGTCCAGATTGCATATGCTGTTCCGATGGGAATTATTCTAACTGCATACGATAAAAAGTAAAAACTTAACATCATCGTTAGAATTGTAATAATACTTGGCCAGAGTTTGTTAAAACCCCCAGTGTATTTCAGGCCGACTGCCCAGCCAATTTCAAAAAGACCGGCAATGCAAAGATATATCCAGGCCATACTCCCTCAATAATAATTTAGTTGAAGCGATAGTGCCCGGAGAAGTTTATAGGTGGTAATCGCCTGCGGCTTCAGGTTGATAGAGAATCTCTACAATTTTCAACTTCCGTGTTCCGAACGGTACCGGCCACTCAATCATTTCCCCAACGCTACACCCGAGAATGGCCGTTCCAACCGGGGCAAGAATAGAAATCTTTCCGGTCGCAGCATCCGCATCACGCGGAAAGACCAACGTATACACCAGCTCTTCCCCTTTGCTCACGTCTAAAAGCCGCACGCGTGAGTTCATTGTGACGACATCTGCAGGGATGTCTTTTGGGAGAACAATATGCGCCCGGTCTAATTCTTCGATTAAGCCTTCCAGATGAATGCTGGTACTCGTGCTCCCTTTGAATGCTTGCCAGACTCCTAATAGTTCAGTGAGTCTATTCAGATCAAATTCAGTAATATAAATGTCTCGGCGCTCCATCACACGTCTCCTTTTTTCTTGATAAAAAACTCAGGTAAAAATCCAGGGCATCAATATTAAAGTTGATACCACAATATCTTTATCGCCGAGTTATGTTACCGGCACAGGCCATAAATCGAAACGACCATAATTTTCGCACTGTCGCACTTGGAATTCGCTTATCCGAGATTAATGTATCAGTACAAGATTTTTCTGTCAACTGGGTTTAGTAACCGGCATCGAAACGCCTGTTACAAAGACTGATTGACCAGCGCAAGGATCTGCACCGACTCGGAGACCGATTCGGTGTCAATGGTAACGGTGTAGCTCCGCTCATCCTCATAAAGTCCCGCGTACACCGCGAGCTGATGTTCCAGTACACTGAGATCTGCTTCCGAGATGTCGCTGCCTTCACGCTGGCGCTCCCGAATGCGCTGTCGAAGCACATCGGCTTCGGCCCGAAAGAACAGGATGCGAATCGGCACTCCGAGGCGATACGCCAGTTGTTTAAAGGAATCTCGTTGTTGACGTCCGAGAAACGTCGCGTCGATGATCGCGGAATACCCGGCGTCCAGAACAATCCCGGCGAGTTCCGCAAGTTTCGCATAGGTCTGACGGGTCGCGTCCTGGGAATACACCCCTTCTCCGATAGTTGCCTCCTCACCTTGCCGCTTGCCTTTACCAAACATACGCAGTCGCTCGCGATCCGAACGGATTCTTATCGCTCCTATTTGTTCGGCCAAGGGGGCCGATAGAGTGGACTTGCCGCTGCCCGACAAGCCGTGAGTGATGAACAATACCGGTCGTTGCGGTTGCGTGTAGCTGAGGGCGAGTTGCAGATAACGCTCGAATTCCCGTGCGGCCGGCGCTGTCGAGTCACACCTGGTTTCCTGACTCGAACGAATATCCGCCACCTTGGCCCGCACCATGGCGCGGTAAGCCAGATAGTAGCGAAATACCCGCATACCCGCATAATCTCCGGTCCGTTCCAGATAACCGTTCAGGAAACGGAAGGCAAAATTACGCTCTTTGCGGTCCTCGAGATCCATGCACAGGAAGGCCACTTCGTTCATCACGTCAATCCAGTAAAGATCGGGGTTGAACTCGATGCCATCGAAGATGACCGGCCGGCCGTCAACGATCGCCATGTTGCCCAGATGCATATCGCCGTGGCATTCACGAATGAATCCCCGTTGTTTTCTTTGTCGAAACTGCTCATAGCGCGCCTGGTGTTCGTGTACCGCCCATCGGTTCACGCGATCGAGCAATTGAACATGCCGGGAATCGCGCAGACGTTGTTGAATTTGAATGAAGTTTTCACGCACCGGAGCCGCGACGTGCTCCGGATCGCCGTATTCGGTCTCCCCGGTTGCCGCCGGAATGGTCTGATGGAAGTCCGCAACCTGTGCGATGATCTGATCTATGTGAGTATTTGTCAGGCGATGCTGATCTACCCTGTGGCTCAGCAGTGCGTCCTGCGGGAAACGGCGCATTTTCACCGCGTATTCGATTGCTTCGCCGGACCCACCCAGTAGCGGTTGCGCCGGCGTGCCGGTAATGGGAACTACCGCCAGGTAGAGTCCGGGCGCCAGTCTGCCATTGAGGCGCAGTTCC
This window contains:
- a CDS encoding hexameric tyrosine-coordinated heme protein, producing MNNLPDEELVLIPGGTLITKTPEAGRALAMLIARHTIHNIQPDLDVLKAGRKTYSTNPDSLTAAAQVVAIEFQTIAAANNYWKDTGKL
- a CDS encoding DUF488 domain-containing protein — translated: MIKLKRVYEPAESSDGQRILIDRLWPRGLTKEKAKIDVWLKDIAPSTELRQWFGHDPSKWNEFKKRYISEIKKNNDAASQLTALLIKGNTTLVYGAKDEQHNDAVVLKEYFGNKL
- the mgtA gene encoding magnesium-translocating P-type ATPase, whose product is MNIFSRFLVLRLNRNLFRRQPILETVTRGKHTTRPEEPFNHRLVEQARRDLDELLAQLNTSSQGLSDTQAEALLETHGPNEVEHDRPVRWWRHLWLSYNNPFNLLLTVLAAVSYFTGDMQGTLVIATMVVLATLIRFFQERSSNQAAQTLKAQVSNTATVRRRADEDAVSGGLREIPIKELVPGDIVLLSAGDMVPADCRVMTATDLFLAQSAMTGESLPVEKFPNTSAADGPALEMDNLVFMGTNVISGTTTAVVLATGNDTYFGTLATRVTRVADAGEANAFQLGVNNVSWLLIRFALVMVPLVLFINGFSKGDWPEAFLFALSVAVGLTPEMLPMIVTTTMARGAVVLSRMQVIVKRLDAIQSFGAMDVLCTDKTGTLTQDKIALAHHIDVAGNDSDELLGFAYLNSYFQTGLKNLLDRAVLDHVELKTELDIVRNYRKIDEIPFDFERRRMSVVVAEREDHHELICKGAAEEMFDICTQVKYDGRAWPLDEDRRERFLGVLRGLNERGLRVVAVAMKEILPDHLVYSKADESELTLIGFIAFLDPPKESTEPALKALAEHGVTVKVITGDNELVAIEVCRQVGLEVDGFLLGAQIDAMDDETLAKAVQANTIFARVSPLNKERLVRSLHDQGHVVGFMGDGINDAPGLRSADIGISVDGAVDIAKEAADIILLERSLMVLERGVIEGRKTFANMLKYIRMTASSNFGNVFSVLIASIFLPFLPMLPLHLLVQNLLYDISQVAIPLDNVDNEQVRRPLQWNPAGIGRFMLFFGPLSSIFDIITFTVLWYVFKANDVLHQTLFQSGWFVVGLVTQTLIVHIIRTPKIAFIQSRASWPLLGMTMLIIAIGVYLPMGPLAGYFKLQPLPLPYFGWLAGIVLGYVLLTAAMKRYYMRRFGWD
- a CDS encoding HTH domain-containing protein produces the protein MAERSRKDVDREKKLHRLLSILRNLDIRQQCTPKILAQEFGTTERNIYRDLNDLDAAGFSITFDREYNTYRFTDSDFSLRDLNLNSGELTALLVGQQLSHNLGKPSVERTVCEKSRNHAETSSWLTSVYQSQPKRRM
- a CDS encoding DsbA family protein; this translates as MKKQNNPLLCDTETGTCEIPTQQNDLGQTINIQTTEKPIKVVYYTDPICSSCWGIEPQLRKLKLEYGNYIEIEYRMGGLLPDWSYNSGGIGKPSDVAQHWDDVSIYYDMPIDGDVWLEDPLHSSYPPSIAFKAAQIQDNKKAILFLREIREMVFLQKKNITKWEHLEFAAKKVELDIEQFKSNYDSKAKELFNEDLKLGKELGVRGFPTMFFVDTTGKSECVYGSKPYSSYENAILKLYPTANKNDYDKNWKFIFSKYHSLTAKEFSELTGTPRSQCEKILDDLTGTGTLNKLTIKNGAIWKIIKQMNND
- the sugE gene encoding quaternary ammonium compound efflux SMR transporter SugE; this translates as MAWIYLCIAGLFEIGWAVGLKYTGGFNKLWPSIITILTMMLSFYFLSYAVRIIPIGTAYAIWTGIGVVGTVILGIILFGESKELIRIFFILLIIVGIVGLKIFSKVPVQ
- the rnk gene encoding nucleoside diphosphate kinase regulator, coding for MERRDIYITEFDLNRLTELLGVWQAFKGSTSTSIHLEGLIEELDRAHIVLPKDIPADVVTMNSRVRLLDVSKGEELVYTLVFPRDADAATGKISILAPVGTAILGCSVGEMIEWPVPFGTRKLKIVEILYQPEAAGDYHL
- a CDS encoding AAA family ATPase — encoded protein: MPGKNQDSLIRSLRNPSVYPHDSDRFQLIETHISWVFLCGPYAYKIKKAINLGFLDFTTLDQRKFYCEEELRLNGRLAPGLYLAVVPITGTPAQPLLGGSGEAIEYAVKMRRFPQDALLSHRVDQHRLTNTHIDQIIAQVADFHQTIPAATGETEYGDPEHVAAPVRENFIQIQQRLRDSRHVQLLDRVNRWAVHEHQARYEQFRQRKQRGFIRECHGDMHLGNMAIVDGRPVIFDGIEFNPDLYWIDVMNEVAFLCMDLEDRKERNFAFRFLNGYLERTGDYAGMRVFRYYLAYRAMVRAKVADIRSSQETRCDSTAPAAREFERYLQLALSYTQPQRPVLFITHGLSGSGKSTLSAPLAEQIGAIRIRSDRERLRMFGKGKRQGEEATIGEGVYSQDATRQTYAKLAELAGIVLDAGYSAIIDATFLGRQQRDSFKQLAYRLGVPIRILFFRAEADVLRQRIRERQREGSDISEADLSVLEHQLAVYAGLYEDERSYTVTIDTESVSESVQILALVNQSL